From Thermothelomyces thermophilus ATCC 42464 chromosome 6, complete sequence, the proteins below share one genomic window:
- a CDS encoding carbohydrate esterase family 12 protein (CAZy_ID 267882) — protein MRPWSTLLAAGLAASGAHATPVEAARRATPTVYLAGDSTMAKTGNGLMGWGEYLPNYITLPVVNKAISGRSARSYTNEGRFAEIESLVRTDDIVVIEFGHNDGGSPNSANDNGRSDCPGTADEICYSGKTGEIVYTFNHYVEAAARSYIAKGARVIISSQTPNNMWEGGTYNNAPSRFVGYAATAAKNVGAGASFVDHFQAVGAMFLRLGNAATNGLYPQDHTHTSPEGADLVAQAFVQAVSLDFNGTTPLKEYLKTPVPQVF, from the exons ATGCGACCGTGGTCGACTCTCCTCGCCGCGGGGCTTGCTGCCTCGGGGGCTCACGCCACTCCGGTCGAGGCCGCTCGGCGGGCGACGCCAACGGTCTACCTCGCCGGCGACAGCACCATGGCCAAGACGGGCAACGGGCTTATGG GCTGGGGCGAGTACCTCCCGAACTACATCACGCTCCCCGTAGTCAACAAGGCCATCTCCGGGCGGTCGGCCCGCAGCTACACCAACGAAGGGCGCTTCGCCGAGATCGAGTCGCTGGTGCGGACCGACGACATTGTAGTGATCGAGTTTGGCCACAACGACGGCGGGTCGCCCAACTCGGCCAACGACAACGGCCGCAGCGACTGCCCGGGCACGGCCGACGAGATTTGCTACTCGGGCAAGACGGGCGAGATCGTCTACACCTTCAACCACTACgtcgaggcggcggcgcggagcTACATCGCCAAGGGGGCCCGCGTCATCATCAGCAGCCAGACGCCCAACAACATGTGGGAGGGCGGCACCTACAACAACGCGCCCTCGCGCTTCGTCGGCTACGCCGCCACGGCCGCCAAGaacgtcggcgccggcgccagcTTTGTCGACCACTTCCAGGCCGTCGGCGCCATGTTCCTGCGCCTCGGCAACGCGGCCACCAACGGCCTCTACCCGCAGGACCACACCCACACCAGCCCCGAGGGCGCCGACTTGGTCGCTCAGGCCTTCGTGCAGGCCGTGAGCCTCGATTTCAACGGGACAACGCCGCTCAAGGAGTATCTCAAGACCCCGGTGCCTCAGGTGTTCTAA